A part of bacterium genomic DNA contains:
- a CDS encoding peroxidase-related enzyme (This protein belongs to a clade of uncharacterized proteins related to peroxidases such as the alkylhydroperoxidase AhpD.): MAWIKVLEKTEADPMLKEIYTYIERRRGKLSNIMKVQSLDPRSIETHMEFYLSVMFSKKGLSRVEREMIGVVVSQINGCDYCVRHHAEALLHYWKDRELVELFAEDIDSVELPERVKAMLAYVIKLTLTPAEVSEEDIYLLRGQGFSDKEILNLNLTASYFNFVNRVALGLGVEFTEE; encoded by the coding sequence ATGGCCTGGATCAAGGTGTTAGAGAAGACCGAGGCGGACCCGATGCTCAAGGAAATCTACACCTACATCGAGCGTCGGAGGGGCAAGCTATCCAACATCATGAAGGTGCAGAGCCTCGATCCGCGCTCCATCGAGACCCACATGGAGTTCTACCTCTCGGTCATGTTCTCCAAGAAGGGGTTGAGCCGGGTGGAGCGGGAGATGATCGGGGTCGTCGTATCGCAGATAAACGGCTGCGATTACTGCGTCCGCCACCACGCCGAGGCGCTCCTCCACTACTGGAAGGACCGCGAGCTGGTCGAGCTCTTCGCCGAGGACATCGATAGCGTGGAGCTGCCGGAGAGGGTCAAGGCCATGCTCGCCTACGTCATCAAGCTGACCCTCACGCCCGCCGAGGTTTCCGAGGAGGACATCTACCTCCTGCGCGGGCAGGGGTTCTCCGACAAGGAGATTCTCAACCTCAACCTGACGGCGAGCTACTTCAACTTCGTCAACCGGGTCGCCCTGGGTCTGGGGGTGGAGTTCACCGAGGAGG
- a CDS encoding class I SAM-dependent methyltransferase, whose protein sequence is GSFDVVVCAQNGVSAFGADRRGLIIEALRVTRPGGTALFSSYAAEFWDHRLEWFRRQSEAGLLGKIDEGRTGDGVIVCRDGFRAETVVEEEFRVLTRGLGAEARFTVVDSSSLFCDLTRTRE, encoded by the coding sequence ACGGTTCTTTCGACGTGGTGGTCTGCGCCCAGAACGGCGTCTCGGCCTTCGGGGCGGACCGGCGTGGTTTAATCATAGAAGCCCTCCGCGTCACACGCCCCGGCGGAACCGCCCTCTTTTCCAGCTACGCCGCCGAGTTCTGGGACCACCGCCTGGAGTGGTTCCGGCGGCAATCCGAGGCCGGTCTGCTGGGGAAGATAGACGAGGGGCGCACCGGCGACGGCGTCATCGTCTGCCGGGACGGCTTCCGGGCGGAGACGGTGGTGGAGGAGGAGTTCCGGGTTCTGACCCGCGGGCTCGGGGCCGAAGCGCGGTTCACCGTGGTGGATTCGTCCAGCCTTTTCTGCGACCTCACCCGCACCCGCGAGTAG
- a CDS encoding class I SAM-dependent methyltransferase yields MSGRYYTQKLSAERLRRCYELAPPRVKRYLEAEIGHVLSRIGPGDTVLELGCGYGRILRRIAGRARRAVGIDTSPESLRLAGGPNIGLARMDAAELG; encoded by the coding sequence ATGTCCGGACGCTACTACACCCAGAAGCTGTCGGCGGAGAGGCTCCGGCGGTGCTACGAGCTGGCCCCGCCCCGGGTGAAGCGCTACCTCGAGGCCGAAATCGGGCACGTCCTGAGCCGCATCGGGCCGGGCGATACGGTGCTCGAGCTGGGCTGCGGCTACGGGAGGATTCTGCGCCGAATCGCCGGTCGGGCGCGCCGCGCGGTGGGGATAGACACATCCCCGGAAAGCCTCCGCCTGGCGGGGGGGCCGAACATCGGCCTGGCCCGCATGGACGCCGCCGAACTCGGT